From a region of the Cydia pomonella isolate Wapato2018A unplaced genomic scaffold, ilCydPomo1 PGA_scaffold_130, whole genome shotgun sequence genome:
- the LOC133533221 gene encoding spidroin-1-like, translating to MAQLLLVQRARGCTGGEAFAAALRLQPPPYPPAAVLRLGVERGYMAQLLLVQRARGCTGGEAFAAALRLQPPPYPPGIPGRVPCSSSAAAGRGARLHGAAAAGAARARLHRRRGLRGRAAPAAAPLPAGYVARCPPAPASSPGRVPGGSSAAAGRGARLHGAAAAGAARARLHRRRGLRGRAAPAAAPLPAGYVARCPPAPASSPGRVPGGSSAAAGRGARLHGAAAAGAARARLHRRRGLRGRAAPAAAPLPAGYVARCPPAPASSPGRVPGGSSAAAGRGARLHGAAAAGAARARLHRRRGLRGRAAPAAAPLPAGYVARCPPAPASSPGRVPGGSSAAAGRGARLHGAAAAGAARARLHRRRGLRGRAAPAAAPLPAGYVARCPPAPASSPGRVPGGSSAAAGRGARLHGAAAAGAARARLHRRRGLRGRAAPAAAPLPAG from the exons ATGGCGCAGCTGCTGCTGGTGCAGCGCGCGCGCGGCTGCACCGGCGGCGAGGCCTTCGCGGCCGCGCTGCGCCTGCAGCCGCCCCCCTACCCGCCGG CAGCAGTGCTGCGGCTGGGCGTGGAGCGCGGCTACATGGCGCAGCTGCTGCTGGTGCAGCGCGCGCGCGGCTGCACCGGCGGCGAGGCCTTCGCGGCCGCGCTGCGCCTGCAGCCGCCCCCCTACCCGCCGGGTAT CCCTGGGCGCGTGCCCTGCAGCAGCAGTGCTGCGGCTGGGCGTGGAGCGCGGCTACATGGCGCAGCTGCTGCTGGTGCAGCGCGCGCGCGGCTGCACCGGCGGCGAGGCCTTCGCGGCCGCGCTGCGCCTGCAGCCGCCCCCCTACCCGCCGGGTATGTAGCTAGGTGTCCCCCAGCGCCCGCTAGCAGCCCTGGACGCGTGCCCGGCGGCAGCAGTGCTGCGGCTGGGCGTGGAGCGCGGCTACATGGCGCAGCTGCTGCTGGTGCAGCGCGCGCGCGGCTGCACCGGCGGCGAGGCCTTCGCGGCCGCGCTGCGCCTGCAGCCGCCCCCCTACCCGCCGGGTATGTAGCTAGGTGTCCCCCAGCGCCCGCTAGCAGCCCTGGACGCGTGCCCGGCGGCAGCAGTGCTGCGGCTGGGCGTGGAGCGCGGCTACATGGCGCAGCTGCTGCTGGTGCAGCGCGCGCGCGGCTGCACCGGCGGCGAGGCCTTCGCGGCCGCGCTGCGCCTGCAGCCGCCCCCCTACCCGCCGGGTATGTAGCTAGGTGTCCCCCAGCGCCCGCTAGCAGCCCTGGACGCGTGCCCGGCGGCAGCAGTGCTGCGGCTGGGCGTGGAGCGCGGCTACATGGCGCAGCTGCTGCTGGTGCAGCGCGCGCGCGGCTGCACCGGCGGCGAGGCCTTCGCGGCCGCGCTGCGCCTGCAGCCGCCCCCCTACCCGCCGGGTATGTAGCTAGGTGTCCCCCAGCGCCCGCTAGCAGCCCTGGACGCGTGCCCGGCGGCAGCAGTGCTGCGGCTGGGCGTGGAGCGCGGCTACATGGCGCAGCTGCTGCTGGTGCAGCGCGCGCGCGGCTGCACCGGCGGCGAGGCCTTCGCGGCCGCGCTGCGCCTGCAGCCGCCCCCCTACCCGCCGGGTATGTAGCTAGGTGTCCCCCAGCGCCCGCTAGCAGCCCTGGACGCGTGCCCGGCGGCAGCAGTGCTGCGGCTGGGCGTGGAGCGCGGCTACATGGCGCAGCTGCTGCTGGTGCAGCGCGCGCGCGGCTGCA